One genomic window of Cupriavidus malaysiensis includes the following:
- a CDS encoding FKBP-type peptidyl-prolyl cis-trans isomerase has product MTTELQIEDLQPGDGKAVVKGALITTHYRGTLEDGTVFDSSYERGRPFQCVIGTGRVIKGWDLGLMGMKVGGKRRLSVPAHLAYGERQVGAHIRPNSNLVFEIELLEVLTRDD; this is encoded by the coding sequence ATGACCACCGAACTCCAGATCGAAGACCTGCAGCCAGGCGACGGCAAGGCCGTGGTCAAGGGCGCCTTGATCACCACCCATTACCGCGGCACCCTGGAGGACGGCACGGTCTTCGATTCGTCCTACGAGCGTGGGCGTCCCTTCCAGTGCGTGATCGGCACCGGCCGTGTCATCAAGGGCTGGGACCTGGGACTGATGGGCATGAAGGTGGGCGGCAAGCGCCGCCTGTCCGTGCCGGCGCACCTGGCCTACGGCGAGCGCCAGGTCGGCGCGCATATCCGGCCGAACTCGAACCTGGTCTTCGAGATCGAGCTGCTGGAAGTGCTGACGCGGGACGACTGA